A window of the Mesotoga prima MesG1.Ag.4.2 genome harbors these coding sequences:
- the cas2 gene encoding CRISPR-associated endonuclease Cas2, which yields MFILLVYDIGEKRVNKALKICRQYLDWVQNSVFEGELTKAGLETLKKRLGKIMNKEEDSVRIYKLRSEDYLTMEILGIDKKQVADDGIL from the coding sequence GTGTTCATTCTTCTCGTCTATGACATTGGTGAAAAGAGAGTGAACAAAGCTCTAAAAATCTGTAGACAATATCTGGACTGGGTTCAGAATTCCGTATTTGAGGGAGAGCTAACAAAGGCAGGCCTCGAAACACTCAAGAAACGCCTAGGAAAAATAATGAACAAAGAAGAGGATTCTGTAAGAATCTACAAGCTCAGGTCAGAAGATTACTTAACCATGGAAATACTCGGAATAGATAAGAAACAAGTAGCTGACGACGGAATTCTTTAG
- the cas7b gene encoding type I-B CRISPR-associated protein Cas7/Csh2 has translation MSIKNRHEIVFIYDVKDGNPNGDPMDSNKPRMDVATGVNIVSDVRLKRTIRDHLAEMGEELFVSGDPITSEKRASLLITDLTDETYNKKAVEEALKLHKREGASKLLLEKCIDLRLFGGTVPLTGLNMSITGPVQFRFGRSLHVVDPVFTQGTAAFVSQEGKEQRSFREEWTLNYSCIAFYGVVNQNTAKHTLMSDEDLSKMLNAIWDGTKDLITRSKMEQLPRLLIDVVYLEEANFHIGELDKGIKLQSNMMEEKIRGISDFRLEISDLKKLLTQYKNKIQEIRYRIDPRLNIVENGTLFDLDTLLEGKMKRLPE, from the coding sequence ATGTCAATTAAGAATCGCCATGAAATTGTATTCATCTATGATGTAAAAGACGGGAATCCTAATGGAGACCCAATGGATAGCAACAAGCCAAGAATGGATGTTGCAACGGGAGTAAATATAGTATCAGATGTCCGTCTGAAGAGAACAATCAGAGATCACCTTGCCGAAATGGGTGAAGAACTCTTCGTGTCTGGAGATCCTATAACTTCGGAAAAGAGAGCATCTCTCTTGATAACTGACCTCACAGATGAAACTTACAACAAAAAGGCAGTGGAGGAAGCACTAAAATTGCACAAGCGTGAAGGGGCATCTAAGCTTCTGTTGGAGAAGTGTATAGACTTGAGGCTTTTTGGTGGAACAGTACCTCTGACAGGTTTGAATATGTCAATCACAGGACCTGTCCAGTTCCGTTTCGGGAGATCATTGCACGTTGTGGATCCAGTTTTCACACAGGGTACAGCAGCATTTGTTTCGCAAGAAGGAAAGGAGCAAAGAAGCTTCAGAGAAGAGTGGACATTGAACTATTCTTGCATTGCGTTTTATGGGGTAGTCAATCAGAACACAGCAAAACACACTCTCATGAGTGATGAAGACCTTTCAAAGATGCTCAATGCCATTTGGGATGGTACCAAAGATCTTATAACTCGTTCCAAGATGGAACAACTACCTCGGTTACTCATAGACGTTGTATATCTCGAAGAAGCGAACTTTCATATTGGAGAGCTTGACAAAGGGATTAAGCTCCAGTCAAACATGATGGAAGAGAAGATTAGAGGCATATCTGATTTCAGATTAGAGATATCGGATCTCAAGAAGTTGCTCACTCAATACAAGAATAAAATACAAGAAATCAGGTACAGAATCGACCCTAGACTTAACATTGTGGAAAACGGCACCCTCTTCGATCTAGATACTTTGCTCGAAGGAAAAATGAAACGGTTACCAGAGTGA
- the cas1b gene encoding type I-B CRISPR-associated endonuclease Cas1b: protein MKRMLYLFTSGKLLRMNNTLVFEKEDGKKVHLPVEQTDSICAFGEIDLNKRVLEFLTQKQIPLHFFNRYDYYSGTYYPREHLNSGFLILQQANFYNDGKKRTDLAKRFVRGSMQNMLSVLSYYNRRGKDLEREIEGLNALKERLEDTGTIDEAMAIEGNFRDLYYKCFDTIIDDSSFEFVSRTRQPPLNRLNALISFGNTMLYTTVLGEIYRTHLDPRIGYLHTTNFRSFSLNLDVAEVFKPILVDRLIFAMINKKQIQAKHFAKHLEGIYMNDSGKEIFVRAYDEKLKTTIKHPGLKRSVSYRYLIRLELYKIEKQITGERGYIPWKE from the coding sequence ATGAAACGGATGTTATATCTTTTCACTTCTGGGAAGCTTTTGAGAATGAACAATACCCTGGTCTTTGAAAAGGAGGACGGAAAGAAGGTTCATCTTCCCGTCGAGCAGACTGATTCCATCTGTGCTTTTGGAGAAATTGATCTCAACAAGAGAGTTCTAGAATTTCTTACTCAGAAGCAGATTCCTCTTCATTTTTTCAATCGCTATGACTACTATTCAGGAACCTACTACCCGAGAGAACATTTGAATTCAGGCTTCCTTATACTGCAGCAGGCCAATTTCTACAACGATGGAAAGAAACGTACGGATCTTGCAAAGAGGTTTGTGAGAGGGTCAATGCAAAACATGCTGAGTGTATTGTCATACTACAACAGACGCGGAAAGGATCTCGAAAGAGAAATAGAAGGTTTAAACGCACTGAAGGAACGCCTTGAAGACACTGGGACCATAGATGAGGCAATGGCAATAGAGGGAAACTTCAGAGATCTTTATTACAAATGTTTCGATACCATAATAGATGACTCAAGCTTTGAGTTCGTTTCAAGAACCAGACAACCTCCCTTGAACAGACTGAATGCTCTTATAAGCTTCGGGAACACAATGCTCTACACTACCGTTCTGGGAGAGATTTATCGTACTCACCTCGATCCGAGAATCGGATACCTTCACACAACCAATTTTCGAAGCTTTTCTCTGAATCTAGATGTCGCCGAGGTGTTCAAACCTATCCTTGTAGATCGCCTGATATTCGCCATGATAAACAAGAAACAGATCCAGGCGAAACATTTCGCGAAACATCTGGAAGGGATATACATGAACGACTCAGGAAAAGAGATCTTTGTGAGAGCATACGATGAGAAACTGAAAACAACGATAAAACATCCGGGACTGAAAAGAAGTGTATCGTATCGGTATCTGATTCGCTTGGAGCTTTACAAAATAGAAAAGCAGATAACAGGCGAGCGTGGATACATTCCCTGGAAGGAATAA
- a CDS encoding four helix bundle protein, with the protein MFGNFRKLQLWKSSMNLTTEIYRLTRNFPEHERYGLSSQMQRASVSIPSNIAEGFGRESTKELLRFLYTARGSLMELSTQLEICNNLGYLSEEEHPSIQRLADEVNRLLNGLIFSKKKLRSSSGT; encoded by the coding sequence ATGTTTGGAAACTTCAGAAAACTTCAGCTCTGGAAATCTTCTATGAATCTGACTACTGAGATTTACAGGCTAACCAGAAACTTCCCCGAGCATGAACGCTACGGATTGTCGTCCCAAATGCAAAGGGCCTCGGTATCTATCCCTTCCAACATCGCAGAGGGATTTGGAAGAGAATCTACGAAAGAGCTTCTGAGATTTCTCTATACTGCCAGGGGTTCTCTGATGGAGCTCTCCACACAGCTCGAAATCTGCAACAATCTGGGCTACCTTTCAGAGGAAGAGCACCCTTCTATACAGAGGCTTGCAGACGAGGTAAACAGGCTCCTAAATGGTCTCATATTCTCGAAGAAGAAGCTCAGATCTTCATCCGGTACTTAG
- a CDS encoding DUF1659 domain-containing protein, whose product MGLGTTVMVVGTEKSLSITWDTGVIEDDKPVLSRQTLSVDSAMTAQEAYDAAYNIASLTNYIIADIRLIETQTLGPID is encoded by the coding sequence ATGGGACTTGGCACAACTGTAATGGTAGTAGGTACTGAGAAGTCACTCTCGATCACCTGGGATACCGGTGTCATTGAGGACGACAAACCGGTTCTCTCTAGACAGACTCTCAGCGTCGATTCGGCAATGACTGCACAGGAGGCATACGATGCAGCCTATAACATCGCGAGCCTCACCAATTACATCATCGCCGACATCAGACTGATCGAAACCCAGACCCTCGGACCGATTGATTGA
- a CDS encoding DUF2922 family protein encodes MRNLSVRWYDSTAKKSKGFYIKEPKETLTQAEVETVMGNLVTLKVIPSSYAVDYAAVIDTQKNELFNLI; translated from the coding sequence ATGAGAAACCTGAGCGTTAGATGGTACGATTCGACTGCGAAGAAGTCTAAGGGCTTCTACATAAAGGAGCCCAAGGAGACTCTGACTCAGGCTGAGGTCGAGACTGTGATGGGGAACCTCGTAACTCTGAAGGTGATCCCTTCAAGCTATGCGGTAGACTACGCAGCGGTAATCGACACTCAGAAGAACGAGTTGTTTAACCTCATATAG
- the cas5b gene encoding type I-B CRISPR-associated protein Cas5b: MKVLAFDISSDYAHFRQPYSTTSSLTYAIPPRTAALGIIGAIVGIESGGFGRSEHVAILEKANTKVGIRLMNKIEKTRFNMNYSYTKADVTTKNVLHIQVPVEMVRNPVYRLFVTADSELFEKLEGMVINSECYYTPYLGISEFVAKVKYVKTYEALIVETADEIWTAIEMLKKTSLSFSSGQKIFTETHAASMNSQRHVTRYVEVAYEAEGSSLKLQSVDPDSLLAKISTDAGDEVVMLW; this comes from the coding sequence ATGAAGGTCCTCGCTTTTGATATTTCAAGCGACTACGCTCATTTTCGGCAGCCATACTCGACTACATCCTCCTTGACTTACGCGATTCCTCCCAGAACAGCGGCTCTAGGCATAATAGGTGCCATAGTTGGTATAGAAAGTGGTGGCTTTGGTCGTAGCGAGCATGTCGCAATACTGGAGAAAGCAAACACAAAAGTTGGCATTCGGTTAATGAACAAGATAGAAAAGACTCGCTTCAATATGAACTACTCGTATACCAAGGCCGATGTAACAACGAAAAACGTGCTGCATATTCAAGTGCCGGTTGAAATGGTTAGAAATCCCGTTTATCGGCTGTTTGTTACAGCTGACAGCGAGCTATTCGAAAAGCTTGAAGGAATGGTAATCAATTCCGAATGCTACTACACCCCATATCTTGGAATAAGCGAATTTGTGGCCAAGGTGAAGTATGTGAAGACATATGAAGCTCTGATTGTCGAAACGGCTGATGAAATCTGGACCGCAATTGAGATGCTGAAAAAAACTAGTCTCTCATTCTCCAGCGGGCAGAAAATATTCACGGAGACTCACGCTGCTTCAATGAACAGTCAGCGGCACGTTACTAGATATGTCGAAGTAGCATATGAAGCAGAAGGAAGTTCATTGAAGCTGCAGTCCGTTGACCCCGATTCTCTGCTAGCTAAGATTTCTACAGACGCGGGAGACGAGGTAGTGATGCTCTGGTGA
- the cas4 gene encoding CRISPR-associated protein Cas4: MIDINGSLVLSYTNCRREAWLMAHRIIPEQDNTSMSLGRLIHEASYENRGEKDVSIDNIKLDMVEEKKGKTIVSEIKKSKYSLEGARDQLLFYLLRLKEMGVQAEGQLLVPKEKKKITITLTEEEEERIKKLCEEIQKLVEGPIPEIERAQNKCKNCAYYTYCWV; encoded by the coding sequence ATGATCGATATAAATGGAAGCCTAGTGCTTTCATACACAAATTGCAGACGTGAAGCTTGGTTAATGGCCCATCGAATCATTCCCGAACAGGACAATACTTCAATGTCTCTTGGCCGACTTATTCACGAAGCATCCTATGAGAATAGGGGAGAAAAAGATGTCTCTATAGACAACATAAAACTCGACATGGTCGAAGAGAAAAAGGGAAAAACTATCGTCAGCGAGATAAAGAAGTCCAAGTATTCACTTGAAGGGGCGAGAGATCAGCTGCTCTTCTATCTTCTGAGGCTAAAGGAAATGGGAGTTCAGGCCGAGGGACAGCTGCTGGTGCCGAAAGAGAAGAAGAAAATAACAATTACTTTGACTGAAGAAGAAGAAGAAAGAATAAAGAAATTATGCGAAGAAATACAGAAACTCGTTGAAGGCCCGATTCCAGAGATTGAAAGGGCACAGAACAAATGTAAGAACTGCGCTTACTACACTTATTGTTGGGTGTGA
- a CDS encoding helix-turn-helix transcriptional regulator — protein MGNLRDERIIRELSQRELGEVIGKDQKYISEVELGRIIPCFRKADTLARFLGVPVERIFPCFTRTSRFPGYKDLMYLYSLGYDIAVYENAMRELTTKEAQNDG, from the coding sequence ATGGGCAACCTGCGCGATGAGAGAATCATAAGAGAGCTCAGCCAGAGAGAGCTCGGGGAGGTGATAGGCAAGGACCAGAAGTACATCTCCGAGGTCGAGCTGGGAAGGATAATTCCCTGTTTCCGGAAAGCGGATACTCTTGCCCGTTTTCTGGGCGTTCCGGTGGAGAGGATCTTTCCCTGTTTCACAAGGACTTCGAGATTTCCCGGCTATAAGGATCTCATGTATCTCTACAGTCTCGGTTACGACATCGCCGTATATGAGAACGCCATGAGAGAACTGACAACAAAGGAGGCGCAAAATGACGGATGA
- a CDS encoding CRISPR-associated helicase/endonuclease Cas3, which translates to MSHVRSHPDRLLEKHTVGVWSLMTEEIENIGKFIDCENLFGISQSELSVLVKGIAIFHDLGKASEYFQSHLSGARVDSELSQHAAVGSLSVGHYLDGKIPDKSGAAILIAMAVIKYHHGSARDPKLILDSFDENQKFLEKIVRKLDENYLSWMEDLLDETVDLDLPSLIPRILSWERNYRKHREESGIKYYVLFQYLFSLLTWADRVDAAFRGDYKSERQTFSPDIVDIFRTTAGFDEPKTDMNLLRNNFYREAISNLDFTVGSMKGRTGIGKTLATLSLASKKREIIAEEQNYLPRIVYCLPFLSIIDQTFATIRDVLETSKIKVTSDILIQQHHLTELSYIKRKDGDENENYDAYLADILLNSWDSEIVITTFVSLFHSILTDRRNTRFFRLPGSVIILDEVQAIPPKYWKVISEVLEHLSKWGGTKIIFSSATIPQPFFVSSFPLIKGEYNLDRYDVRYLGKMGIEEFKYGLLEESVNTAMEEDKSLMIVLNTINCCKELFEHLQDSGSFTDENLHCLSSSLPPAVRREIIKNIKKKKGFQVLLTTQLIEAGVDISFDYCIRDLGPLDSVLQVAGRVNRSCEGNRGEMTVVDLLKEDSGRPFSWIYNDTIIWTTREILSSLKGSISEPALYELGDQYFSRLMNKGLENESLELLEALVKLDFERIAEFSLIEQLKGAVSFPVFLEIDDEAKRFWENYCEVLSTKPPIEAKFEYIAKRKQAVRNLAPYVVNVRLFLYPGAKKYTLPDIQHGFCYVSSDELEYYYDTKTGLKSDEESLFL; encoded by the coding sequence GTGAGCCACGTAAGATCTCATCCAGACAGGCTCCTGGAAAAGCACACAGTTGGTGTCTGGTCATTAATGACAGAGGAAATAGAAAATATTGGCAAGTTCATTGACTGTGAAAATCTCTTTGGTATTAGCCAGTCCGAGCTTAGTGTGCTTGTCAAGGGAATCGCTATCTTCCATGATCTAGGGAAAGCAAGCGAATACTTTCAGAGTCATCTCTCCGGAGCGAGAGTCGACAGTGAGTTGTCCCAACACGCAGCAGTGGGATCACTATCTGTGGGACATTATCTTGACGGCAAGATCCCGGATAAGTCCGGCGCGGCTATCTTAATAGCAATGGCCGTAATCAAATACCATCATGGTTCGGCAAGAGATCCAAAACTAATCCTCGATTCCTTTGACGAAAACCAGAAATTCTTAGAAAAGATTGTGCGCAAACTCGATGAGAATTACCTTTCTTGGATGGAAGATTTGTTGGATGAAACTGTGGATCTAGATCTGCCTTCTTTAATTCCCAGAATACTATCATGGGAGAGAAACTATAGGAAACACCGTGAAGAATCTGGGATTAAATATTACGTATTGTTCCAATATCTTTTTTCTCTACTGACCTGGGCCGATAGAGTAGATGCAGCATTCAGAGGCGATTACAAATCTGAAAGGCAAACTTTTTCACCAGACATTGTGGACATCTTCAGAACCACGGCAGGATTTGATGAACCAAAGACAGACATGAATTTGTTAAGGAATAACTTCTATAGAGAGGCTATCTCTAATCTTGATTTCACTGTCGGGTCGATGAAGGGAAGAACGGGAATCGGCAAGACGCTCGCCACACTTTCACTCGCTTCCAAAAAGAGAGAAATTATCGCCGAAGAACAGAATTATCTTCCCCGTATTGTCTACTGTTTGCCTTTTTTGAGTATTATTGACCAAACTTTTGCAACAATTCGAGACGTCCTTGAGACCTCAAAAATCAAGGTAACGTCGGACATTCTTATTCAGCAACACCATCTAACAGAACTCTCGTACATAAAGAGGAAAGATGGTGACGAAAATGAGAACTATGATGCTTATCTCGCTGATATTCTCCTTAATTCATGGGACAGTGAAATTGTTATAACGACTTTTGTCAGTCTTTTCCACTCCATTCTTACTGACAGAAGAAACACGCGCTTCTTCAGGCTACCAGGGTCGGTAATCATCTTGGACGAAGTTCAGGCGATCCCTCCAAAGTACTGGAAGGTAATAAGCGAGGTTCTTGAACACCTTTCTAAATGGGGAGGAACAAAGATAATCTTCTCCAGCGCGACGATTCCACAGCCGTTCTTTGTTTCATCTTTTCCCCTGATAAAAGGGGAGTACAACCTTGACAGGTATGATGTAAGATACTTGGGAAAAATGGGCATAGAGGAATTCAAGTACGGGCTTCTTGAAGAATCAGTAAATACTGCAATGGAAGAAGATAAGTCATTGATGATCGTATTGAACACAATAAACTGTTGCAAAGAGCTATTCGAACACCTGCAAGATTCAGGGAGTTTCACCGATGAGAATCTTCACTGCCTTTCGTCGAGTCTTCCGCCCGCAGTTAGACGGGAAATCATCAAAAACATAAAGAAGAAGAAAGGCTTTCAAGTTCTCTTGACTACTCAGTTGATCGAAGCGGGAGTAGATATTAGTTTTGACTACTGTATAAGAGATTTGGGCCCTCTTGACTCCGTTCTTCAAGTTGCAGGACGGGTAAATAGGTCATGTGAAGGCAATCGCGGTGAAATGACAGTTGTTGACCTCTTGAAGGAGGATTCCGGAAGGCCTTTCTCCTGGATCTATAACGATACCATAATATGGACAACCAGAGAAATACTCAGTAGTCTGAAGGGTTCTATTAGTGAACCAGCCTTATATGAGCTGGGAGACCAATACTTTTCCAGATTAATGAACAAAGGTCTTGAAAATGAATCCTTAGAGCTCCTGGAGGCACTCGTTAAACTTGACTTTGAACGAATAGCTGAGTTTAGCCTTATTGAGCAGCTAAAAGGTGCCGTCAGCTTTCCAGTTTTTCTCGAAATCGACGATGAGGCGAAGCGCTTCTGGGAGAATTACTGCGAAGTCCTCAGCACAAAACCACCAATAGAGGCAAAATTTGAATATATTGCCAAAAGGAAACAGGCTGTTAGAAATCTAGCTCCGTATGTGGTCAACGTTAGACTATTCTTATATCCAGGCGCCAAGAAATACACTCTACCAGACATTCAGCACGGTTTTTGCTATGTATCCTCCGACGAGCTTGAGTATTACTATGACACAAAAACTGGTTTGAAATCAGATGAGGAGAGTCTATTTCTATGA
- the cas6 gene encoding CRISPR-associated endoribonuclease Cas6, translating into MRIKVSLKSEKPISLPISYSHPLQSAIYKILSDVIPESHDFGLTVNKRTLRPFTFSRLFGHKQSINEGSISLTSPICLHFSSPLEDYVQAFANGLMKNGGIKLLGATLDLRSIEVEPTLPETKYIAAKTISPITVYSTLMTADGRKKTYFYNPAEKDFTIQIQENLNRKASALGNSVRARESFSFKLASRPVQRIVKYKDFTQIAWDFRFELNADPELISIAYSWGLGSKNAQGFGMIEISERR; encoded by the coding sequence TTGAGAATAAAAGTCTCACTTAAAAGCGAAAAACCTATCTCTCTTCCAATTAGCTACTCACACCCACTTCAGTCGGCAATATACAAGATACTCTCAGACGTAATCCCGGAAAGCCACGACTTTGGCCTAACCGTGAATAAAAGAACCCTAAGACCATTCACTTTCTCTCGACTCTTTGGTCACAAACAAAGCATTAATGAAGGCTCAATCTCGCTAACTTCTCCGATTTGCTTGCATTTCTCATCGCCACTAGAAGACTATGTCCAAGCCTTTGCAAACGGTCTTATGAAGAACGGAGGGATTAAACTTCTCGGTGCAACCCTTGATCTTAGATCGATAGAAGTAGAACCAACACTTCCGGAAACGAAATACATAGCGGCCAAAACAATATCACCAATAACTGTCTATTCGACTCTCATGACAGCAGACGGGAGAAAGAAAACCTATTTCTACAATCCGGCAGAGAAAGATTTCACAATTCAGATTCAGGAAAACCTCAACAGAAAGGCAAGTGCATTGGGTAATTCCGTCAGAGCAAGAGAATCCTTCTCCTTCAAACTTGCCTCAAGACCAGTTCAACGAATTGTCAAGTACAAGGATTTCACTCAAATCGCCTGGGACTTCCGCTTTGAGCTTAACGCAGATCCGGAGCTTATATCGATAGCCTACTCCTGGGGACTAGGTTCAAAGAACGCACAGGGATTTGGAATGATAGAAATCAGCGAAAGGAGGTGA
- a CDS encoding TIGR02556 family CRISPR-associated protein translates to MLKSTYEIGRIVSRGKDETQMYTTDIGETYIHELTIVLENNGETIRYSGCDKREKTRRNYLFREKKGNIKVPMSLTLRDAGKGSKAIIEKFINFGTQNKTPFAEKVAAALVESEEIISATLDEMAENLPKKEGRFYTVVIKQGDRELYPGDLDEFRQIFLRNVVSAASNTFGTCFVCQEEKPIGMKASDIFKFSSFDKPGFAHEMNDKNYYVNMPLCQDCFSKIALGKKVLDEELSMNFYASRVYIIPRFHSSESALIEGAVDQIRDIKRISNLKDTVHKANRFKGFETHMLCEISEGLYSSLNFIFYTVNNQEMKINLSVLDVPPSRLRNMSQKISDIEEELRTVFGNEEYLPSVLFGSMYDVFKDNRLRTFFDYIEALFKDQPVSLTPLKRGTLEFIGSRKLRGEPYATRAKQLITVAFFIDRLQKNAEGGVPLMGKDREDRIEEFFNKYPAFFRTDEEKFLFIVGQVHSRISRFQREKNIASTVDLRLKAYNMRPLDFMNHFKDLKWKTTQYSKEMDPVRVRGPIMNLLQIADKYLIPSGYEWKASIEDLNYAFLAGELATGVFRRESDPFEAEIVQEAEQ, encoded by the coding sequence GTGCTGAAATCAACCTATGAAATTGGAAGAATTGTCTCGAGGGGTAAGGATGAAACACAGATGTACACAACAGACATAGGGGAAACATATATTCATGAACTAACAATTGTGCTAGAGAATAACGGAGAGACCATTCGATATTCTGGTTGCGACAAAAGGGAGAAGACTCGCCGCAACTACCTCTTCCGGGAGAAGAAAGGGAACATTAAAGTTCCGATGTCTCTTACTCTTAGAGATGCTGGCAAGGGATCAAAAGCCATTATTGAGAAATTCATCAATTTCGGTACGCAAAACAAAACTCCCTTTGCAGAAAAAGTCGCAGCCGCTCTTGTAGAGTCAGAAGAGATCATCTCTGCAACTCTAGATGAGATGGCAGAAAATCTACCGAAGAAAGAAGGCCGTTTCTATACAGTAGTAATCAAGCAAGGGGACAGGGAACTATACCCCGGAGACTTAGATGAATTCAGACAAATCTTCCTGAGAAACGTTGTAAGTGCGGCAAGTAATACCTTTGGAACTTGCTTTGTTTGCCAAGAAGAGAAGCCTATTGGAATGAAGGCGAGTGATATTTTCAAATTCTCCTCTTTTGACAAGCCAGGCTTTGCTCATGAGATGAATGACAAGAACTACTACGTGAACATGCCTCTCTGTCAAGACTGTTTCTCAAAAATCGCTCTCGGAAAGAAAGTGTTGGATGAAGAGCTTTCAATGAACTTCTACGCTTCAAGAGTGTATATCATTCCAAGATTTCACTCTTCGGAAAGCGCGCTAATTGAAGGAGCGGTTGATCAAATAAGAGACATAAAGAGAATCTCTAACCTAAAAGACACAGTTCACAAAGCAAATCGCTTCAAGGGTTTCGAAACACACATGCTCTGTGAAATTTCTGAAGGGCTTTATTCAAGCCTAAACTTCATCTTCTACACAGTGAACAATCAGGAAATGAAGATCAACCTTAGCGTCTTAGACGTTCCTCCAAGCCGCTTGCGCAATATGTCTCAAAAGATTTCTGACATCGAAGAAGAACTCAGAACGGTATTCGGTAATGAGGAGTATCTTCCCTCTGTTCTCTTCGGTTCGATGTACGACGTTTTCAAAGACAACCGACTTAGGACTTTCTTCGATTACATCGAAGCGTTATTCAAAGATCAACCGGTTTCTCTGACCCCCTTGAAAAGAGGAACACTTGAGTTCATAGGATCTAGGAAGCTTAGAGGTGAACCATATGCCACAAGGGCAAAACAGTTGATTACTGTTGCCTTTTTCATAGACAGGCTTCAGAAAAATGCGGAAGGAGGTGTCCCTTTGATGGGAAAAGACAGAGAGGACAGAATCGAGGAATTCTTCAACAAATATCCGGCGTTTTTCAGGACTGACGAGGAGAAATTTCTTTTCATTGTTGGTCAGGTTCACTCGAGGATTTCCAGGTTCCAAAGGGAGAAGAATATAGCAAGTACCGTCGATCTAAGATTGAAGGCCTATAACATGAGACCGCTGGACTTCATGAATCATTTTAAAGATCTGAAGTGGAAGACAACACAATACTCAAAGGAAATGGACCCTGTGAGAGTGCGCGGACCCATCATGAATCTATTACAAATAGCTGACAAGTATTTGATTCCGAGTGGCTATGAATGGAAAGCTTCAATCGAAGACTTGAATTACGCCTTCCTGGCCGGAGAACTGGCAACCGGAGTTTTTAGAAGAGAAAGCGATCCATTCGAGGCAGAAATTGTTCAAGAAGCTGAACAATAG